The DNA region TCTATATGAGTGCATTTGAGAGAGACAAGGAGTTCAAGTGTACAAACCTCAAGAAATGGTTTTGATAATTGTACATGCTCAAGTGAGTTGTCAAGAATTTCTCGAGCCTTCTCTGCATTTCCAGAAACCTAATAATATACAAATGcaagtaataaatattttggtaAAGTATCAAAATATAATTGCTAATAGACATCATAAATCTCTAGAATAATAAggataactatttttttaattagatattaaaaagaACCCATAGAAGGAAAGACCCGAGGAACTCTTCAAACCTAAACCCAATCTTTGGTGGATTACATCAAACTTCATAGTTGGTAATGAATGTCTTATTAAAATGGACTCTTTAGGTTCTTCCAAACACTTCAATTCAATGCATGAACAATCTAAAAGTTGGAAAGAGTCAATTTTCTGTCGGCACAAAAAGGAAAATGCAAGttggaaaaacaaaatgaaaaacaaattgtaaGGGATAGCAAACCAAGTCACAAATGCTGAGCCAAACAGAGACAACTATTAAGAAAATAAAGGCTTAATCATTGGGAAGCAGGCTAGATCACATACATTGAGAAGAAATTTTGGTCTGTATactttatatcataaaatgcatAATGTTCCTTGAAACTGAAAACTAATTAAACCTACACTGATTTCACCCTGCAAGATGACTCAACAATGCACCATAGTGGTTATTATATCCTAAACTACACAGCACTTGACAACAAAAAGCACATACAAAAGCAATCATGTAAACCAACCCACCAAGTATACAAATCGAGAGTACTGAGCATACAACATTGGTAATGTTTGTGAATgttcttttcccttttcaatGGCAATAGCCTGTTCATATAAAGAAAAGGCATCTTCAAGATTTCCCTGCAAAATCAAGTAATACGACCAAATTAACACAAGcaataggattttcaaaaacaaaaacccttACTATATTGCTTCCAAAAACTTACAAGCCGACGTTCCATGTTTGCATGCTTGATAATAGCTTCAAGAAGACCAGGAGAAATTTCAGTGTGTATAAGTTGATATGCTGCCCGAGCACCATCTATATCCTCATTCTGCTCCTTGATTCGAGCAGCAAATAGGTGGATCTCTGGCACTCTCTGTTGAAATTCAGTAATAAACATGTAACTCTCATAAGTAAATTGGAGAAGCAACAGAATCTGTTAATCATAACACCTAAAATATATTGCATTGGATTCTCCAATGGAGGTAATGCTCAAGAGTATACTTCAATTGTCAATGTTTAGCACAAGTAGCATAAAcacaattaatttaaatgagaaCAAAACTGTCCTTTATTTGAAATGTATGATGTCCTAAGAGCTCAAATAACTAAAGCAATGAAAAAGGTATAACATATGCAGTGCGCAATATTAATTGACTATGGTCATGCCAATCAACAAATTGGGACTAAAGAACAGAGAAGAATCACACAATCAGCATTGACAAATCGCTCCTTTCTCATTCACTATAGCCCCCAATCCTCTTCTTCTGGCTGCAGCTAGCATTTCCTAATTCAGATCCCATATATACAACAGAAATATCACCTGATGTTATGAACtacaattttaccatttctTAAACTAAGAATCAACACTCCCTTCCCATTGGCAAATTGCTCCTTTCTCATTCACTATATCCACCAATCCTCTTATTCTGTCTGCAGCCAGCATTTACTGATTCAGATCCCATTTTTCCAAAAGAAATATCACCTGATGTTATGAAcaacaattttaccatttctTAAAAAAGGAATCAAAACTCCCTGctcatttcaaaatattttgaaaaaaagaaaaaaagataatcctcagttttataatcaaatgaacataaaatctttttagttttttttttttttattattcagcTTTAACTTCAGATTCTCATGCAATCACTTTTCTCTAAAATGATATgcaaaaaattacaattagGGATTCAAAGCACTATTTCACTTCAAAACAACAATTCACAGTAATACTCATTAGACATGTTATGACATATATCTGTGGCTTGATCACCtatgttaacttttcaaacGGACCTTCAATAAAAAGTCTTTATCAATGAGAACAAGCAAACATGTCTCCGTGATAATGccaaatataaatcaaatgtCAAAAAGTCAGAGTTAAAGTTAACTCATTaacatttatcataaattaatttcatgCAGGACCTAAAGATGccaaaataaatatcaaatgtCATAGTGATGCagaaatgttttgaaaaaataactaaaagatTCACATCTAACACCTTGACAAAGACTTGAGTTGCACGTGCAAGTGCATTGTCAGCAAGATCGATACTTCCGCTAGCTTCCATGCACAACACATACCGTATCCAGTATTCAGGATAATTTGCACATGCTATTAAACATCTTTCATATAACTTGACCACCTAACCGCACAAAAGGAAACATTACTGATTAAAAAGTGCTATAAATATcacaaaaagaaacaaagaagtaATATAAAGCACAAAAGAGATATGCATAAGAAATACTCCATTAGTGGAATAGAGAGGCCCCTCATATATGAAAGGAGGGACCCTCCTTGGCCGACAGATAGATTGATAAGAAGACAAGAATACACCTGCATGCATAACATGGGAACTTTGAAAAGAATAAAGTTTACTATACAACACATTACAAACCTAAAACGTCCACAGACAAACAAGGATTTGAAGTACTTAGCCTTaaagaaatcaaatcaaaggCTCATGCTTTGGTCTCAGTTCAAATTCCCATTTAAAAACTTGCTTCATCCAACGATTTAGCCAATAAGGCATATGATGCAGCAGATACTACTTAGCTGTAAGTCAACTTATAATCAAAAGGACAACTAAAGACTACAAACCACAGATTCTCAAAGATGACTGCTAACAAACCCAAATACCTTGTTGAAGTCTCCTTCTCGCTCCATAAAATCCAGATAGTTATGCCAGTTTTCAAGCTCAGCAATACTTAGtggtttgaaatgaaaataggGTCTCCTGATAGCTGTTTCAAAACCAATGATCTTAGAATCAAACTCTTTAGCTTTCTTATAAATCTCCTCTCGAAAGGCAATATACTTATCCAACTCCTCTGCTTCTGTTAAGCCAGCACTTATAGGTTTAGAAGATTGTTCAGCTGCTTCACATTGGCCCTCTTTCTCGTTTACTTTTACTTCATAAGTAGCTTCAGAAATTGCTTCAGCATCAGTAGCAGTAGATGTTTCCTCAGCAGTCCTCAACTCTGACAAAGGTTGACTTCCAGCAAACTCCTTAAAACTGTAATTGCACCACTAACTTCATTAAAGGGGTATAATACATCTATACAATAATACTCAATCTAAATAGCAACAGTCAACAAATGTTAAAACACAGAGATAAAAGTACAAGAGATGTTCAAACTTAACAGAAATAAATCCACAGTATTTGTGAACAGATGGCAAATcagaaagattaaaatattctttgtgcACCATAGCATAACATACGATGAAATCACATCGTCAAACAACCTGAAGGGTATTTAACAATACTCCCCTTCCAGTAAAATCAAATCTTCTTTATGAACTTAcaactatttaattaaaaaaaaaaaaggttaatcaAAAAGGCCTCATACAGCAACATAAAATAAAGCAGGGAACCAGATATATCACACAATCCAGTTTGAAAACAACTGGTAAGAATTTTCATGCTTTCTAACAGTTATATAATCATATTCTTACTAGCAACACACTCAACCGTACTCACAAACCATTGGCTTAACTCATACATTCCAAAGCTGTTCACCCATGCTTTGGATTATGAATGCAGACACACATGCATAACAATAGAGCAGTCAATTACAAAATCAAAGATCCAACTCCAAAACCATCTACAGCACACCACACAATTTCAAACATGCTCCTGATCCTAAAAAAGgaggaaattttaaaaagaactATCAACTATATATAAAGAGCAACAACTCAGTATataaaacaaacagaaaattgCTTACACATTATAACAAGAAATTACCTGCTGAAATGCCGATCTAATTGTTGATTCGGATTTTCTAACATCCTAGTGTAAATCATGGCAACACGGCTCCAATCCTGCTGCATGTACTCATATTCAATATATTTCTCCCACAGGAGCGAAGAAAGGTAATCTGTACCAACATGAGCCAACCCCCGTTCAAAAAGCCTGAAACACCATCAGCATTATGAACATTGTTATGACATGCAAATATAAATCCATTCACTTGAAGCAAAAATCCTGTTGAGGGAGAACAATTCACTCTACCAGCATATGACTCATCCAAACGCTGCAATTACCTTCctgataaaatcataatttgtcTGAAATGAAGCACTGAAAGAGGCCATCTTAGCCCTTAACTGGATGAGGTCTTCCCCGCAGCATTTTGCAAAATGATGCACCCCAGAGTGTCAAAGTTGAAGAAaaccataattttaataataattatttcacAACAACACAGACCTTTTAGAAGGAGAGAACTGTACGAAGTGGCCAAAAAAGTTTGATATCATGAATAACTACATGACTATGACAAGGGCCTCATATTCTAGGATTTGCAACAAAAGAGTGAAAGAAATCATTTTAAAGTGCATTCCCATCAAAACTTCCTGCCAGTGTAATTGCTGTTGTAAGAATACTGAAATGATGTTAGAAACAACAAAATAGATCACCAGATTGTTGTGACTGGAAGATTCACACAGTCACCATTTTTCCTAATTCAGTTAAACAATGACAAAAAGTATAAACAAACAACTATTACCTTCGGATAGTGTCTGGATCTCCATACGTGTTTATAGCAAATATGCAGTAATGCAACCAAATGTCTACTGAATATGTCACCCCTTGTACAGCCCATTCATAAACCTCAACAACTTTATCCATGGAGCCCACACGTGCCTCATGATCAGCATATTTCTTCCAATAACCATAGCACAGAGGAAATTCAGCCAAAAAAGCATCATAAACTCTCCTTATCTTCAGTATATTGTCCTGCAAAAAACAAACTGATATAAGTTCGACACAAAGCAGCCATTAAAGTTGCACTCAATGCATATACAACAACCAACCAGTGGATTTGTCCCAGTGAGAAGTAGTTCATTGTTCTAGTATTCTTCATTATTAAACAGGATATGCATTGTGATATAGACAGACGCAAAATTAATCCTTTAATATGAAACAGATTATGTTAGGATATTGTCAAACCTAGGTAAAGCCATAGTTAGGAAGTTGGTATTTAACCTTCATTCTAAGTTACAGACAGACCAAATCTGTCATAAGGAACATTTGGTCAACTGCAAccagaaatttgaaaatcttcaaaaaagaaataagcatATActtgaaaagaattaaaaataaaaactatggCTCATATTGCCTGCTCTAACTACATGCATCATGCACCAAAAAGGTACCTAATTCTCTGCTTTCAAGCTTAGCAATTCAATTCATGCAacagatatgaaaatataaattcactATCCTTGAGATTTCATTGCCTCTACAATAATACCCATACAAACAGCTCTTGTGACCCTCTCTTGCTACAAACTAAAAACAGACACACCCAAAAACACTAACTATTAATATAAATCCTTGAACAAAAATACCTCCGCCAGCTTCTCTGTCTCCTCAAGTAAAGCAGTCCATGCATTAAAGTCAGAAGAATTAGCCTTCAAAATGCTCCATAATTGATCTTCTTCACCTGACAATGCTGAGACTATTGATAAAAAGGGGAAAATTTAACACAcagaatattaattataaaaaaatgaaaatctgaTCTACAGAAAAATTGTCAACTAACCTTCCAGTTCACACTAACTATAAATGATAAAGTttcaaataaaaacataaccaGATATTACTGGTAACCACACTATCAGTGGCACATGGACAATGCTAATAGATCAACCCACTGTTGCCAAGAATACTAATTTCAAGTTTGAAGGCAGATATAATAATTCCCAAACaagcaaaaacaacaaaattgtgataaaaaaagaaacatcaaGATATTGGCCCATAAAAACGAATCCAAACATCTAAGAAATAACAACATAGATAAaaactgaagaagaaaatgttaattagaattagaaagaaaaaatccTGAAATTAATCCAAAGTAATGGCTAACAACATTCCAGCCAAAGGCCACTAGTGTATCTATGGCTTCAAATTAGAAACAATCTAAAATTTTGCTTCAGTGTGCATAATAAAGACATACCTGAACCATCCACAACCTCTTGCCCACTAACAGCTCCACTTCCAATACCCAAAgaactttcattttcaaatgaAGTTACATTTCCAGCTTCATTAACATTGCCATTCAGAGAACTATAATCAACAGCTTGTGCTGGGGACATGGGTGCAATTTGCAAACCTGTGATATTATCACTAGTGGCTGCAGTCCCAGCAGCAGCAACCTGTTGTGTAACAGAATTAGGATCCATATTATAAGCATTCCCATTGCCCAAACCAGAACCAGCAGTGGGTACAGTATAAGCACCGGCATCAGGAACAGTATTTGTGCTGGCATCAGCATAGCTGGAGTTAGCATAGCCAGCAGATGAATTACCCATGACTGCAGATGTTTCAGCAACTAGTGTTTCACTGTCTCCCATACTTGATGAGCAGACTTTCAGTTCCACAGTAGAAGCTGCAAGATTTAGAAGAAATTCATAACACATCCCTCTTTCTAACATTTCCAGTTCATGATATCAATTTAAATGGTTCATTTTATCACTTCAATCTGTCTTTGGTATAAGtgccaaacaaaacaaaatttagtaaAGACTTACTGAAAATCGATCCCATATTTTATTTGTGATCAGATAAATTTTCACCCAATCTTCTAACGATACCATTGCTTCAATATACACTTTACTCCAGAAAAGGTTTTCTTATTCTATCCAAACACTTACAAAATATCTATTTGAATATCAAACCAGCCATAAGTCTCCTCTAACAAACAATTAGTCCAAATAAGTACAcagaattaatattttactctcTTTCATTTATAATTCTAGAGATAATTCCCTTCCTATCAgtataaaagaaacaaatttaatttgcaAACTAGAGCAAACCCTTGGCACTTAAAATAGCACAAGATTCTAGACTAATTGCTCCGAAATTAATAACATACGTTTTgagcaaagaaaagaaacaacaaaCCCTAATGCCACAGCTTTCGCACTCTGAGACCCTAAATGAAAGCAATTAAGAACGTAATAAGCGATAAGAAGAAATCAATGGTTGCAGACTTACCAGAAGCTGAGCGGCGGCGCCGTTTCAGGGAGAGTTCAGGATTCGGTTTCTGACTAGAAGGGTTGTTCGTAGTTTTTAAATCTTGTCTTCCTGGGAGGGCCAAAAAGTTCGAAAATAGAGAGAGAACGTGGGGCTTTAAACTTGGTGCGTGCGTGCTATTTATAAGCGAAAGGTCTGTGATGGCGCCTTTTTTATGGATTCGATATGGACCGTGGGATTAAAATACCTGTTTATCAGACCAGAAAAACTTGCCAAAACTGATAAATcactaaaatttaaacttagaaTTCAATTCCCtattatacttataaaatattaatttatatatctaattaatataaatagagtctaattattttaaaaaaaaaaaaaaccccggTGATGGAATAAATTAATTGACCTGAGAAGATGGGGGTGAGTCATGTAGAGTAATCTAAatgcaaattttaaattattttaatataatatgatataataaacgaGATTTTATTATACGTGGAAAAAAATTGTCCTGTtgcaaattgaatcaaatatacTGCCGTTCCAAAAGGTTCTTGAGGTATGGCCTCATTCTCGGTGTTCTTCTTTGATCTTTTCCTTTATTGAATTTCTAAGTTTTTTAATTCTCAGAATCAATTCTCTGCTTGTTCTTCTTGTTCTCTTCCTCAATTTGATTTCAGTCCACATCATGTTCTCAagtaaaatatatgaataaatccaaaaaaaaagttCAGTTTGAACAGAGAGAGATGATTCTGTAACGTTGTAAAAGATTTTCTTTGTGTACTGTAAAGCTAGGAGGCTGAGGCCTTTCCGGGCTGCATTTGATAGATACTTGTACCAATATCTTCGATTAcgaagatatttttgtttatttttttctttttttcttttattaaaaaattctcttCTCGTTAGAATCAAAAGGGGTTAATATTCGTAAATTCGGattgaaattatcatctctaagtCAACTCTTCTATAAACAACATTAAAAATGTTAGTATAAATCAATTATCAAACCATTTAGCATTTTACAAATCAAGTCCTGCATGATGTATGTTTAGAAGACACTGATATTTAAATCTCTGTTGAGCTTGATTTATCCTTTTTCAAACTCAATATCCGCCTTGGAACAACAAGCGACTTTGGAGATTTGCTCTGTGTAAGGCCGCTCTTGTTACCAAATGCACCCCTGGAACCTTTTCTTGCAGCCAGAGGACTTCCAGCCGTGGGGCCTTTTATGGTGATAGAAATGGGTGTAGTTTGGGCAGGCACTTTCTCCCTGGGGCGAAGATTTTTCAAAGAGGAAGATCTTTCGATGGCTAACTTGTTAATATTTCCAATCATCCCATCATTATCTGATAGATTAATTAAAGAAGCCTCATCAACTTTAGCACTTGGGAATTAAGCTAGTTTATTCAAACATGAGATTTATACCATACCGGGACTGGATAGGACTGCACGAGGGCGAGAAACTAAAATAGCTCTGCAATTCGAGAGTTTGGTATCCTTGCTAGTTGGGGTATTATTGCCCTTTGGTGCTGTCCCAGAAAGAGCTGATACTGTTGAGCATTTGTGTGTTGGTGCATTTATTTAAGGCAAAAGGATtgattcccacccaaggtttactttagtctcaaactctcacctcttaagtttaaaagactcaaatatcatttatcaattattaaaattaataaaatttattaaatttaaaagtataatcatggtttaactaataaaataaaaaagataaaaatttatctcatttttcccattatctttcaaaattaataattttttttacccctaactttaaaaaaaatatatttctccCTGTTAAAGTTAGCTCAAAAATACAATCATTTTTCCAACAACGAAATTTCTTTGACCATCTTCTACGAGACTGATGATAGATGGTCTGATGCTCTTTCTCTCATTCAAAGAGATGAATCAACGCTGATGATTTATAAGAAGACAAATCTGATcgattcatcttcttcttcatctcatGAATCTGATCGATTTGTCTCTTTGATTACCGAATTATGAGAGCCTAGATGAATCGTATAAGGCAAAGACATCAATCCAATCGTCAAAGAGACGAATTGGCTAGATTTATGAGATGAAGGAGAAAATGAATCGATCAAATTTGTCTTTTCACGGATCATGTGTCAATTCATCTTTTCAGTGGAGAGAGAGAGCTCTAGACTATTTGTTGTTGGTCTTAGAAAAGGCATCTAGAGTAGTTTTGTTATCAGAaaaatggttatattttttagttaactTTGATAAgaaggaatataatttttcaaaatttaaggttgaaaaaaaaattgttagttttgaaaattaaagtgaaaaatacgataaatttttttattttactggttaaataataattatattattaaatttaattgattttattaaatttaataataacataaaaatatttaagttttaaaatttatggcAAAAGTTTAAAAACGGACTAACCTtcggtggaaataagtcttttggcctttatttaacGTGAAAATAGAAGATTAATGAAAGAGAAAGACCAACCTTTGGATGGGGTAGCGGGTTGTGCTTTCGCAGTAAGGGCATTGTTCTTCTTCATTCCGACAGCAGAAGGAGAAGAATTGCTCTGGTTTTCGTCTGGTATGTATGCAAGATAATTAAGGATTAAACTTccataacataataaattacaaattgtGGAATACATATATTATACGTACCATCAGAAGGGTGATGATCTTGTAAAGACAGAGATTCAGTAACCCTTATGAACAGAGATGATCCTGTATCATCTTGCTCTTCTTCTTGTTGCCTAACCATCACTTTTGGATACACTTCAAAATCCAAAATAACAAATGCAAAATCCAAGTAAGAATTAGTAGACAAAGAAAGcaacataaataaacatattctCAGTACGTACTCTCTGTAAGTTGTGTGCTTCAAACTCCAAAGGcaaatataaatagattgaaAGTAGTGGAAGAGAAACAAGCGAGTCCTGCTGAGAACAGATGCCAACAAACAACAATAACGCATttataagaagaaaataaagaaacaaaagaggGAAAGAAGCAAAGGTATGTCAGAGCTTATCCCCCTTTAATGTtgtgcttttctttctttgagtTTTCGAATTCGTTCAGATGGGTTTTGCTCTGGACAATGCGTAACGGCTAGTGGCAACACCCTCTGAAAAGTTGCATTCCAATTTCTTTACTTAAAAACAAAGAAGTGTTATATTCTCTGCCTGAGAAATTGGCTGTGAAGTTACCATGCCCATCATGGATGATATAATTTCAGAGATGAATAATCATTTCTTATTTCCACATATGGAAAATACAGaagaaatttctttttaattgcgAATTAAATTAACTGTTTTTTAGGAATTTAGATAACAATACTACTATCTTTACCTTACTTGGTTACATAAGTATATCCAAAAGTGTCAATGAAGCATTGTCCAAAAACATTAAAGAAggatgtttcttttttattgaatcCTTTATcgatatttcttttttatagtgGTCAGATTtcgataaattatttaaaaaattaaaattttaaaaaaatatatataattttttaaaatttaattataaaaaaattattaatttttaaattaaaaaataatataaaattttaatattttattatttaataataaaataataatattacctTTATCTTAATCCATAATGAGGTGTTGAAGTTTTTCAAACGGTTATCAATGTATTACTTCGAGGATGGgtaaaactttggtgggaaaagGCCCTTTTAAGGCTTTGTttgtaaatatacaaaataatcttttaacatCTTACGAGAGAAACCCTCAGTGCTCCGACTTAACCGACAGCTTCATTTCGCTGCCTCCAACTTAGCAAATGGCTTCCCAACCCCGACGAGGCGGAGTCTCTCTCCCGGACCGCCGGGCCACGAAGAATACCAACCAAAATGGCATAATCGCCAAGCTCACCAATGCTCCGATCTTATCTCGCGGCAAGCAAGCAGCATGCGACGCCGTTTATGTCTCCAAGAAGCTTCTCCGTAGCACGGGCAAGGCGGCCTGGATCGCCGGTACCACGTTCCTTATTCTTGTGGTCCCATTGATTATCGAGATGGATCGCGATCAGCAGCTTAACGAACTTGAGCTCCAGCAAACCAGCCTTCTCGGAGCCCCGCCCGTCAACCCGACACTCCCGGTTCCGAGGTAGAATTGAATCACTGTTATTCCAGTGTATTACTGGAGAGAAATTTCAGTTACACTGTCGTTGTAGTGTTTTACTTTTAGCTATAATGAAGTTTTAAGTGTAGTATTGAGCTAATCAGGCCAACATTATGGTAACCTTCGTTTGCCCTGATTCAAAAGTTTGCGTTATAACTTATTTTTGAGCCTGCACGCCTCTCTGACGGTATAGTTTCATGCTAAAACTATATGTTGGGTGGTTATAATGCCATTTTTTTCAGATGCTAATTCTGGAatgttttgatttgtgttgtATCGCGTTTATGATTTTAAGTTAATTGGTTAAATAAATGTTTGTGTCAAAATACAGTTTCGCCTCATTAGAATTTACTGTAGATATTTAATTACCTGGTGGGGTGTTTCATCGACGACTAGTGCCATTACTTGGCAAAAGATTGTGTGTTTCATTGAAAACTAATAACATCAGCTAGTAAAATGATTTTGTCATTGAACAATTCTGTTTAGTGTACTCTCGATCTGATTAGCTTTATCATCTGCTCATTTGGTTTGGATCTGGAAATATTGTATTATGTTCAGTGCtgagaaaggaaaaagagagaaaggggAAGGGTGGAATGATGAAATTGAGACAGGAAATTAAGGGTTCTCACTCTCTACTTCTTGAGTGTTATTGTTGTCTAAGATGGAACGGAAGAGAAGTGTGTTCGTTTTTGTTACGTAAAAGTATAAATTCTATTCTCATTATGTGGCTCATACTTTTTGGCCATTGTAGTGTTCATCCTTCTCCTTTTACAGTCAACTAAGAAAAATGCTGTCCTAtcaaacatttttctttaaactgGTCCAACCAAAGAAGTTTTTGAGCATACCTGTGGGGTTAAAGTCTTCTATTGGTGTTTTAAGGATCCTTCTTCTTGCCTTGAAGCAACTAATTAAACTAGGAAATGTTAATCACAATCTAGAAAATTGGTGGTTTTACTAGGCAGCAAATTTATGCTTAGAAGGTTTTCCATTTCTCAGTCTATGAATTTGCTCCTGATTAACTTTCCTATTCATAGTGATAAGTGTATTGGTCAATGAAAGACTGATATAATGTATATATGATCCTTTCTTTAGAATGTAAGTGGTGATGCACTGTTTCTACCGCTAATGTGTTAGATACTTGGGGAAATTTCAGCAACGCCTCCTCTGTTTTATCTTGTATCAGCCAACAGTTTTTGTTCTGCACTTCTGTAAAATTTGTTTCACCACTGTACTCCCTGCTCTTTGTTCACAAACGAGACTACTCAACCACAGTATCAATCCAAGCAGCAACTCAAAATGAATTAAACAGTGAATTAACAACAAATATGTCAACTGGAATTCTTCATTTCATAAATGGAAAACAGTGTAACTTTACATCAGTTCATTACACCTCTTAGTTCACAAAAgcaacagaaaataaaattccaACAAACTGCAAATACAGAAAACTCTGGCCAAAATTTCCAGGCAATTTGAGAGGCCTAGATCTCTCCCTTAATTCCCCACTTCCTCTATGATTTTATCCTTGCCTTTTTCCATCCATGCTGCCTCCTTTTTGTTGCCCATTATTACCAATTCTCTTTCTGTTATGCCACGTAAGTGCCTTTCCTCTTGTCGTCCTAACATGCACTGGTTTGCCATCTGTCCCAATCCAGTGCTGCCAAGTGGTTTTAGTAGCTCCAATCTGCTGTTGCTCACTTTGCTGTTGCCACGCTCTCCTCTTccttgattcttcttcttcctgcAGGTGACATAAACTCGGGACCTAACATAATGGTTCTCAGGAGTTATTAAAATGTAGTAAAATCTTgtggaaattttgaaatttcttgCAAGCATATCGAAACAATCCATGAGTGTCTCTTATCATGTTTTCTTTGTGAAAAATGCATTGATCTATTTGTTGTCAAATAATTTGTCAATTATATCACAAATTAAGCATGTTAGATGTGTATTGTCAAATTTTCTGTCGCAGATATTTGTATAAATCTTGTACCATCATATTAGAAATTTGACATTATGATGAAGCATTATTTTTGGCGCACACTGTGATTTTTTTTAGAATGTTGTGCTCAGAGTTCTTGGGGATGCCAAATACTTGTAGGCTTCTGATGCTAAAATGTGTTTTAAATTCTCAGTGGCTTTACTATAAATTCCTAGATTTGAAATGAACGTTTACTGGGTGCTCAATTGAAGTTTGTAgtgacattttctttttccttcacaGTTTCAAAA from Mangifera indica cultivar Alphonso chromosome 8, CATAS_Mindica_2.1, whole genome shotgun sequence includes:
- the LOC123223568 gene encoding pre-mRNA-processing factor 39-like isoform X2, yielding MGDSETLVAETSAVMGNSSAGYANSSYADASTNTVPDAGAYTVPTAGSGLGNGNAYNMDPNSVTQQVAAAGTAATSDNITGLQIAPMSPAQAVDYSSLNGNVNEAGNVTSFENESSLGIGSGAVSGQEVVDGSALSGEEDQLWSILKANSSDFNAWTALLEETEKLAEDNILKIRRVYDAFLAEFPLCYGYWKKYADHEARVGSMDKVVEVYEWAVQGVTYSVDIWLHYCIFAINTYGDPDTIRRLFERGLAHVGTDYLSSLLWEKYIEYEYMQQDWSRVAMIYTRMLENPNQQLDRHFSSFKEFAGSQPLSELRTAEETSTATDAEAISEATYEVKVNEKEGQCEAAEQSSKPISAGLTEAEELDKYIAFREEIYKKAKEFDSKIIGFETAIRRPYFHFKPLSIAELENWHNYLDFMEREGDFNKVVKLYERCLIACANYPEYWIRYVLCMEASGSIDLADNALARATQVFVKRVPEIHLFAARIKEQNEDIDGARAAYQLIHTEISPGLLEAIIKHANMERRLGNLEDAFSLYEQAIAIEKGKEHSQTLPMLYAQYSRFVYLVSGNAEKAREILDNSLEHVQLSKPFLEAFIHFESILSPPRQTDFLESLVDKFIVPSSDSSNTASAAEREELSCIFLEFLGLFGDAQSIKRAEDRHAKLFLPHRGMKELKKRHAEDFLASERAKMAKSYSGAPSPAQSLMGAYPSAQYPWVAGYGVQPQAWPPAAQAQTQQYLAYGQQTAYSAYSGYSSSYAVPQIPTSTPQSAAYGAYPPTYSVQSAFPQQSYEQPMAAAAVATVAPVQQPAVIASAPQAYYGSYY
- the LOC123223568 gene encoding pre-mRNA-processing factor 39-like isoform X7, with translation MILSGRLFERGLAHVGTDYLSSLLWEKYIEYEYMQQDWSRVAMIYTRMLENPNQQLDRHFSSFKEFAGSQPLSELRTAEETSTATDAEAISEATYEVKVNEKEGQCEAAEQSSKPISAGLTEAEELDKYIAFREEIYKKAKEFDSKIIGFETAIRRPYFHFKPLSIAELENWHNYLDFMEREGDFNKVVKLYERCLIACANYPEYWIRYVLCMEASGSIDLADNALARATQVFVKRVPEIHLFAARIKEQNEDIDGARAAYQLIHTEISPGLLEAIIKHANMERRLGNLEDAFSLYEQAIAIEKGKEHSQTLPMLYAQYSRFVYLVSGNAEKAREILDNSLEHVQLSKPFLEAFIHFESILSPPRQTDFLESLVDKFIVPSSDSSNTASAAEREELSCIFLEFLGLFGDAQSIKRAEDRHAKLFLPHRGMKELKKRHAEDFLASERAKMAKSYSGAPSPAQSLMGAYPSAQYPWVAGYGVQPQAWPPAAQAQTQQYLAYGQQTAYSAYSGYSSSYAVPQIPTSTPQSAAYGAYPPTYSVQSAFPQQSYEQPMAAAAVATVAPVQQPAVIASAPQAYYGSYY
- the LOC123223568 gene encoding pre-mRNA-processing factor 39-like isoform X8, which codes for MQQDWSRVAMIYTRMLENPNQQLDRHFSSFKEFAGSQPLSELRTAEETSTATDAEAISEATYEVKVNEKEGQCEAAEQSSKPISAGLTEAEELDKYIAFREEIYKKAKEFDSKIIGFETAIRRPYFHFKPLSIAELENWHNYLDFMEREGDFNKVVKLYERCLIACANYPEYWIRYVLCMEASGSIDLADNALARATQVFVKRVPEIHLFAARIKEQNEDIDGARAAYQLIHTEISPGLLEAIIKHANMERRLGNLEDAFSLYEQAIAIEKGKEHSQTLPMLYAQYSRFVYLVSGNAEKAREILDNSLEHVQLSKPFLEAFIHFESILSPPRQTDFLESLVDKFIVPSSDSSNTASAAEREELSCIFLEFLGLFGDAQSIKRAEDRHAKLFLPHRGMKELKKRHAEDFLASERAKMAKSYSGAPSPAQSLMGAYPSAQYPWVAGYGVQPQAWPPAAQAQTQQYLAYGQQTAYSAYSGYSSSYAVPQIPTSTPQSAAYGAYPPTYSVQSAFPQQSYEQPMAAAAVATVAPVQQPAVIASAPQAYYGSYY